The Fusarium fujikuroi IMI 58289 draft genome, chromosome FFUJ_chr05 DNA segment TGGGTCCCTGCCTGAagacctcttcttctttgactcCTGCTTCAGCCATAGCATCCAGtggcagaagaagcgcagGCTCTCGCACAGCTGGAACTTGTCCAGAAGGTGTATTTACTGGGGAAGGAGGTGCCGCCAGAACAGGAATGCCACGTAGGATCGCAGCGATACCACAGGCCTTCCCGATATGACTTGCGAGATGATCAACATGCATTGATCTCAGTGGGAGCGATGCTAATGTCGTGTACATGAGAGTCGAATATGTATTCTCAGCATACTCTTCTAAGCTCGCCAGATTGGCAAAAGGCCTGTTTTTCATATGCTTTTCTCTCGTTTTAATTAATCTTGAGATCCAAAATTTTATGGATTTCTTGGTGGAATTGCCATCACGGGCCTCCAGATCTTGTAGGCCCTTGTGAAGGAGGATGCAGATGGGTTCGCGAGGGGGACGACCCGCGAAAGTGTTGTCAATGGATTCTTGCCAGAACTTCATTCGAAAAGATCCAATCGTGGGGTTAGAAACGAGCTCAGGAAGGcgaacaagctcaaggttgagggTACGGAGAGCAGCGTAGGTGTCCTGTACTGGAGAGGGGACAAAGCGGCGAATGAGATGAGCATCATAGTCGCTGTTTCTAAGGGCTGTTAGAGAAGACCCCTTGGATATACAATTGAGCTTACTGTAACTGTGTCAAACAGTATCTTCTCGCAGAttcaacatcagcatctgTGATATATGTTCGACGACATGTTCGGGCGAGGGTGAAGCCCCGAAGATTTTGGCCCAACAGTCTTGGGCGATACATTGTATGATGATGAGTCCTCAACGATTATTGAAATACGATTGTTGTCATCTCAATAACAATACAATTGATCGTGATACAATGAACATGACGGTCCTGCGACTTAGACACGGCCACCCATAGACGTCGGATTTCCAATCGCCTTCAGTGAATTTTTCATGACGTCGAGCTCCGTCGCGCCACAGCATGAGCCACATCAATGAACACGACATGACGAGATGAAAGGAACCACTTAAACACGGGATCAGGTGACACTTCCACGCGCAGTCGCGCCTGCAGGGGTTTGTCGCGTCTCCCAGAAAGTCCAGCTCCGACCTCAAGGAGCTCTTTTGGGGGGCTTCAACATTTTTGGCCAAACGCTCTATGAGAAAAGGTCTTTAGTCATGACTCTTTCTTACCAAAAAAAGCACCCAGATGATCATATAGATCCAGAACCTCCCGCGAAAAGACGAAGGTTTTTTGCAGACCCAGACGAACTTTCTTCAGACCCTGTCTCTCATGACCAGTCCCCACTATCGCAGCCGAAACGGTTCTTTaaagatgaggacgatgtcgaggaagaagatgaataCAAAGATAATTTTGGCGAAACACACGACGATGATCTCCCTGTAACATCTCCGTCACGGCCACCGGCGCTCCAACAGGAGTCGTCTGTCTCCTTTGATCAAGAGACATTCGAAGCTTTCGTCGGGGACAAGGTCTCTACTGACGTCCTCTCGGCCATAAGAGACCACTGCGGAAACGATCTCGAACGAGCGGTTAATATGTACTTTGATGGAACATACAAGAAATTTGTGAAGAAGCCACCATGGAAAACACCCTTAAGGCCTGCCTCTACCACCAGCTCCAGTCGGTCACCAAGTGTCCCCAATGAACGCAAGCCAAGTATCAAGACAAGCCAGAGAATGCCGAAACAACGATATATAGGAGcgtttggtgttgaaggaTGGGCTACACGGAGCGGAGTTAACGTGTTGAAGCATGGCGATGCCGTGAAAATCGAGCGACAAAAGTTACAGCCACCCCAATCTGTCAGAGGGAAGGGAAAGACCGGACAAGTTACACCTTCACGAGGATTTGCCGCCGCCGCTGCGAGGCGAGTCGATGTAATCGTGCGCTTCACCACCCAAAACGGATCAGAAGTTGGACGGCTAGCGAAGGAGACAGCAAATTGGGTTTCAGCTCTGATCGACGAAAAGGTGTGCAAATTCGAAGGAACTGTGGTTTACGCCCCTGAGAGAATCCGAACGAATGACACGATTTTTCTACAGTTGCGATGCTCACTGCTTGACTCTGCCTTCTTCAGCCGCTCATTCAAGCTCGCTGACGACCGATCGGCTGCTTTCTTCGAACAAAACGAGACAAACGATGAGAAAACACTTCGATTGCGACAAGTCGCTCTGGTTAAATTGTTTCAAGAGATCAACTTACAGCCCACTATGTCGAATTCTGCTGCCGAAGATGGCCGTAAGGGGCTACTCCAAGCTGCCGAGCAAGACgaacagaagcagaaggaggcgaagaaggccaatggGGACGCAAATAGAAACGGCAAGGAGGCCGACTCATCCCAGTCATCCGAGAccgaagaaggagaagagctgGAACAGGATCAGCTCGATGCACTTTACAAGAAGGCTCAGTCCTTCGATTTCAGCACCCCTGAGGCGGAGCCAGCAGATACCTTTGCTATGACACTGCGATCATATCAAAAACAAGCGCTACACTGGATGATGGCAAAAGAGAAGGACGAGAAAAGCAACCGGGAGCCATCCATGCATCCTCTTTGGGAGGAGTACGATTGGCCATTGAAGGATGTCGATGATAAGAATGTACCTCAGGTTGAGGGACAGCCAAAGTTCTACGTTAATCCGTATTCTGGCGACTTGTCCCTTGACTTCCCagttcaagaacaacattgTCTTGGTGGTATTCTTGCCGACGAAATGGGTCTTGGCAAGACCATCCAAATGCTAAGCTTGGTACACACGCACAGGTCCGAGATCGCACTTGAAGCTCGCCGAGCAGCTGTTGAGCTCTCGAGCGTGAATCAGCTTACCAGACTGGGCAAGAACTCAGAATCGGTGCTTGATGCGCCTTGCACAACGTTGGTGATTGCCCCCATGTCGCTACTGTCGCAATGGCAAAGTGAAGCGGCGAAGGCTTCCAAGGATGGAACGATGAAGATTGAGTTATACTACGGCAACGAGAAGTCAAGCAATCTGCAGGCACTCTGCTGTGCTTCCAACGCGTC contains these protein-coding regions:
- a CDS encoding probable ribosomal protein MRP17, mitochondrial, encoding MYRPRLLGQNLRGFTLARTCRRTYITDADVESARRYCLTQLQNSDYDAHLIRRFVPSPVQDTYAALRTLNLELVRLPELVSNPTIGSFRMKFWQESIDNTFAGRPPREPICILLHKGLQDLEARDGNSTKKSIKFWISRLIKTREKHMKNRPFANLASLEEYAENTYSTLMYTTLASLPLRSMHVDHLASHIGKACGIAAILRGIPVLAAPPSPVNTPSGQVPAVREPALLLPLDAMAEAGVKEEEVFRQGPNAPGLQDAVFQVATRANDHLITAREMLKRLKAGEDPGHEFEHQGEAEHFYTEGSDTLREIRQGFGVLLEAIPSAQYLQRLEQADFNPFAVKTAGWKLPWSIWQALSKERI
- a CDS encoding related to RAD5-DNA helicase: MTLSYQKKHPDDHIDPEPPAKRRRFFADPDELSSDPVSHDQSPLSQPKRFFKDEDDVEEEDEYKDNFGETHDDDLPVTSPSRPPALQQESSVSFDQETFEAFVGDKVSTDVLSAIRDHCGNDLERAVNMYFDGTYKKFVKKPPWKTPLRPASTTSSSRSPSVPNERKPSIKTSQRMPKQRYIGAFGVEGWATRSGVNVLKHGDAVKIERQKLQPPQSVRGKGKTGQVTPSRGFAAAAARRVDVIVRFTTQNGSEVGRLAKETANWVSALIDEKVCKFEGTVVYAPERIRTNDTIFLQLRCSLLDSAFFSRSFKLADDRSAAFFEQNETNDEKTLRLRQVALVKLFQEINLQPTMSNSAAEDGRKGLLQAAEQDEQKQKEAKKANGDANRNGKEADSSQSSETEEGEELEQDQLDALYKKAQSFDFSTPEAEPADTFAMTLRSYQKQALHWMMAKEKDEKSNREPSMHPLWEEYDWPLKDVDDKNVPQVEGQPKFYVNPYSGDLSLDFPVQEQHCLGGILADEMGLGKTIQMLSLVHTHRSEIALEARRAAVELSSVNQLTRLGKNSESVLDAPCTTLVIAPMSLLSQWQSEAAKASKDGTMKIELYYGNEKSSNLQALCCASNASNAPDLVITSYGVVLSEFSSIAARKGDKSFHNGLFSLKFFRIIIDEAHHIKNRSSKTAKACYEISAYHRWALTGTPIVNKLEDLFSLVRFLGVEPWNNFSFWRTFITVPFESGDFMRALDVVQTVLEPLVLRRTKDMKTPDGKPLVLLPPKQVEIVDVELSETERDVYSYIFNKAKRTFSQNVEAGTVMKAFTTIFAQILRLRQSCCHPILVRNRDTVADEEEAGAAADAAAGLADDMDLESLITSFTAETDEASKETNQTFGAHALEQIRDEAENECPLCFEEPMNDQTVTGCWHSACKKCLLDYIKHQIGKGEVPRCFSCREPINKRDLFEVIRHDDDPDMMMSKKPKISLQRVGVNASSAKVVALMSELRNLRREHPKMKSVVFSQFTSFLSLIEPALTRANIKFLRLDGSMAQKARAAVLNEFTERKGFTILLLSLRAGGVGLNLTTAGRVFMMDPWWSFAVEAQAIDRVHRMGQESEVQVKRFVVKESVEERMLKVQERKKFIATSLGMMSDEEKKLQRIEDIKELLS